The following coding sequences are from one Achromobacter sp. B7 window:
- a CDS encoding HlyD family secretion protein: MKLPNALRPAAIGKFAVTAIVVAAAAYAGWQLWVHYEVEPWTRDGRVKAYVVQVAPDVSGLVTSVPVHDNQDVKAGDLLFEIDRARFQLAFDQAQASVRSQQVAHDQALRDAKRNRSLGQLVAAEAVEQSQTKVQQTEAALAQAQVQLNTARLNLERSRVVAASDGRITNLDLRAGSYATAGRGVMALVDAGSFYVEGYFEETKLPGIHEGAPVTVTLMGDSRHIRGHVESIAMGIADRDRSTGANLLPNVNPTFNWVRLAQRIPVRVKIDDVPEGVRLVAGQTATVSVDPTPAPRQAAADTANR; this comes from the coding sequence ATGAAACTTCCCAACGCCCTTCGCCCTGCCGCCATCGGCAAGTTCGCGGTGACGGCCATCGTCGTCGCTGCCGCGGCCTACGCCGGCTGGCAGTTGTGGGTGCACTATGAAGTCGAGCCCTGGACGCGTGACGGCCGGGTCAAGGCCTACGTGGTGCAAGTGGCGCCCGACGTATCCGGACTGGTGACCAGCGTGCCCGTGCACGACAACCAGGACGTCAAGGCGGGCGACTTGCTGTTTGAAATTGACCGTGCCCGCTTCCAGCTGGCGTTTGATCAGGCGCAAGCGTCGGTGCGGTCGCAACAGGTGGCGCATGACCAGGCGCTGCGCGACGCCAAGCGCAACCGATCGCTGGGCCAGTTGGTGGCCGCCGAAGCCGTCGAGCAAAGCCAGACCAAGGTGCAGCAGACCGAGGCCGCGCTGGCGCAGGCGCAGGTGCAATTGAACACGGCGCGCCTGAACCTGGAACGCAGCCGCGTGGTGGCCGCCAGCGATGGCCGCATCACCAACCTGGATCTGCGCGCGGGGTCGTACGCCACGGCGGGCCGCGGCGTGATGGCGCTGGTGGACGCGGGCTCGTTCTACGTCGAAGGCTACTTCGAAGAAACCAAGCTACCCGGCATCCACGAAGGCGCACCCGTCACGGTGACGCTGATGGGCGATTCGCGCCACATCCGAGGCCACGTCGAAAGCATCGCGATGGGCATTGCCGACCGCGACCGCAGCACCGGCGCCAACCTGCTGCCCAACGTGAACCCGACCTTCAACTGGGTGCGCCTGGCGCAGCGCATTCCGGTGCGCGTAAAGATCGACGACGTGCCCGAGGGCGTGCGACTGGTCGCCGGCCAGACCGCCACCGTGTCGGTGGACCCCACGCCCGCACCGCGGCAAGCCGCCGCCGACACCGCCAACCGCTGA
- a CDS encoding DUF1656 domain-containing protein, giving the protein MIGEFNLYGIYFPWLLVLGVVTLGVAWALRRVLARIGLYRLVWHPALFDLALFVVLLYGVSLISPYFLQR; this is encoded by the coding sequence ATGATCGGCGAATTCAATCTGTACGGCATTTACTTCCCCTGGCTGCTGGTGCTGGGCGTGGTCACGCTGGGCGTGGCCTGGGCCTTGCGCCGCGTGCTGGCGCGCATCGGACTGTATCGCCTGGTGTGGCACCCCGCGCTTTTTGATCTGGCGCTGTTCGTGGTGCTGCTGTATGGCGTGTCGCTCATTTCCCCTTATTTTCTTCAGAGATAG
- a CDS encoding CPBP family intramembrane glutamic endopeptidase, with the protein MPLYSPWPALFLAALMLWPPATRRWALVPLAVAWAWACKDGVIEPVALAAPALLALAAVCIRPTFQANSPATPPPALRLFGHLLFVLLAAALFLHLIPGFHNPQVIAPAPLSADAVAFGMYLNLDKPLVAFWVILVLAPPMVGGYVGGYVGADASRVVGSDARSYAGGNAGGIAVHIVGRTLAAALLACAAAVLVCLGLALALGVVGWAPKWPDTGWIWLINNALLVTVAEEALFRGYVQQQLATCWRNRRWGGWAALGVAALLFGLAHFAGGWQWMLLATMAGVAYGVAYRYGGLAAAVLAHLGLNAAHFGLFTYPMRAVF; encoded by the coding sequence ATGCCTTTGTATAGTCCGTGGCCCGCCCTGTTCCTTGCCGCCTTGATGCTTTGGCCGCCCGCCACGCGGCGCTGGGCGCTGGTGCCGTTGGCGGTGGCCTGGGCGTGGGCGTGCAAGGATGGAGTGATCGAGCCGGTGGCGCTGGCCGCGCCCGCGCTGTTGGCTTTGGCCGCCGTCTGCATCAGGCCGACTTTCCAGGCCAATTCCCCCGCCACGCCCCCGCCCGCCCTGCGCCTTTTCGGCCATCTACTGTTCGTGCTGCTGGCCGCCGCGCTTTTTCTGCATCTGATACCGGGCTTTCACAACCCGCAAGTCATCGCGCCCGCCCCGCTTAGCGCGGATGCCGTGGCGTTTGGCATGTACTTGAATCTGGATAAACCGCTGGTCGCGTTCTGGGTGATCTTGGTGTTGGCGCCGCCCATGGTGGGCGGCTACGTGGGCGGCTACGTGGGCGCGGACGCGAGCCGCGTTGTCGGCAGCGACGCCCGAAGCTATGCGGGCGGCAATGCGGGGGGCATTGCCGTCCACATAGTCGGCCGGACTTTGGCGGCAGCGCTGCTGGCGTGCGCGGCGGCCGTGCTGGTCTGCCTGGGCCTTGCGCTGGCGCTGGGCGTGGTGGGCTGGGCGCCCAAGTGGCCCGACACCGGTTGGATCTGGCTGATCAATAACGCGCTGCTGGTGACGGTGGCCGAGGAAGCGCTGTTTCGCGGCTATGTGCAGCAGCAACTGGCCACGTGTTGGAGGAATCGGCGTTGGGGCGGCTGGGCGGCATTGGGTGTTGCCGCGCTGCTGTTCGGGCTGGCGCACTTTGCCGGCGGCTGGCAATGGATGTTGCTGGCCACGATGGCCGGCGTGGCTTACGGCGTCGCCTATCGCTACGGTGGCCTGGCAGCGGCGGTGCTGGCGCACCTGGGCCTGAACGCCGCGCACTTCGGGCTGTTTACCTACCCGATGCGCGCGGTGTTCTAG
- a CDS encoding FUSC family protein, which yields MKLPNVRETIFSLKSYLSAIMALYLAYSIGLPRPFWAMTTAYVVAQPWSGAVRSKALYRLVGTFAGSAATVYMVPRLSNSPVVMTAAMVMWVGACLYMSVLDRTPRSYLFMLAGYTAAMIGFPSVTDPSLVFDTALARVEEISLGIVCATLVHSIVLPRGLAPALTLQLDKAVRDARNWMHDTLSGKTAEQRDRDRRVLANDITQLRLLSTHVPFDTSNLRWTSGAVRAMQDQISALTPAVSAVEDRLRALQANDQPLPDTVSALLNDISEWINAGAQASHDTAVQLRAAVSHATPAIDSHSTWRDALLASLMTRLRELIDTYDECLALRREIHAGLKGAPRRGSMRGGMHHARPARAPNAALHRDHGMALLSALAAGVAISVCCAFWIGTAWSNGATAALMAAIFSCFFASQDNPVPGIMQFLTYTVYSIPLSALYLLGIMPAIHSFEMLALSMLPTAFVLGIFIARPASTGKAMAMLFGFLGTMALQDTNTADIVSFIDTQVAQCMGVATAAIIAAIFRTVSADWSARRIQAANWKELATLASSPRAPSRHTYTARMLDRIGLLQPRLALAERPDDLVAADALKDLRVGRDITELQRARRHLPMAEATIQPVLNSLAQFFRARSAWRVGEKTPEFLAQIDRALSSVAATPQGVAARDRAVVALVGIRRAFFPDAPDYQPAHPTMEGHAS from the coding sequence GTGAAATTGCCGAACGTCCGCGAAACCATTTTTTCGCTCAAGAGCTACCTAAGCGCCATCATGGCGCTTTATCTGGCCTACAGCATTGGTTTGCCGCGTCCGTTCTGGGCGATGACCACCGCCTATGTCGTGGCGCAGCCCTGGTCGGGCGCGGTGCGTTCCAAGGCGCTGTACCGGCTGGTCGGCACGTTTGCCGGGTCGGCCGCCACCGTCTACATGGTGCCGCGCCTGTCGAATTCGCCCGTCGTCATGACGGCCGCCATGGTGATGTGGGTAGGCGCCTGCCTGTACATGTCGGTGCTGGACCGCACGCCCCGGTCGTACCTGTTCATGCTGGCCGGTTACACCGCCGCCATGATCGGGTTTCCCAGCGTGACGGACCCGTCGCTGGTGTTCGACACGGCCTTGGCCCGCGTGGAAGAGATCAGCCTGGGCATCGTGTGCGCCACGCTGGTCCACAGCATTGTGCTGCCGCGTGGCCTGGCGCCCGCGCTGACGCTGCAACTGGACAAGGCCGTGCGCGACGCCCGCAACTGGATGCACGACACGCTAAGCGGCAAAACCGCCGAACAGCGCGACCGCGATCGCCGCGTGCTGGCCAACGACATCACCCAGCTGCGCCTGCTGTCCACCCATGTGCCGTTCGACACCAGCAACCTGCGCTGGACGTCCGGCGCGGTGCGCGCGATGCAAGACCAGATTTCGGCGTTGACGCCGGCCGTCTCGGCCGTGGAAGACCGCCTGCGCGCGCTTCAGGCCAATGACCAGCCCTTGCCCGACACGGTGTCCGCGCTGCTGAACGATATTTCAGAATGGATCAACGCCGGCGCCCAGGCCTCGCACGACACCGCCGTGCAACTGCGCGCGGCCGTCTCGCATGCCACGCCCGCCATCGACAGCCATTCCACCTGGCGCGACGCCCTGCTGGCCAGCCTGATGACGCGGCTGCGCGAACTGATCGATACCTACGACGAATGCCTGGCGCTGCGCCGCGAAATCCACGCCGGCCTGAAAGGCGCGCCACGGCGCGGGTCGATGCGGGGCGGGATGCACCACGCCCGCCCTGCCCGCGCCCCCAACGCCGCGCTGCACCGCGACCACGGCATGGCGCTGCTGTCGGCACTGGCTGCGGGCGTGGCCATTTCGGTGTGCTGCGCATTCTGGATCGGCACGGCCTGGAGCAACGGCGCCACGGCCGCGTTGATGGCCGCCATCTTCAGCTGCTTCTTTGCGTCGCAGGACAACCCGGTGCCCGGCATCATGCAGTTCCTGACCTACACGGTGTATTCGATTCCGCTGTCGGCGCTGTACCTGCTGGGCATCATGCCCGCCATACATTCGTTTGAAATGCTGGCGCTGTCGATGCTGCCCACCGCCTTCGTGTTGGGCATTTTCATCGCGCGCCCCGCCAGCACCGGCAAGGCCATGGCGATGCTGTTCGGCTTTTTGGGCACCATGGCGCTGCAAGACACCAACACCGCCGACATCGTGTCGTTTATCGATACGCAGGTGGCGCAGTGCATGGGCGTGGCCACGGCGGCCATCATCGCCGCCATCTTCCGCACGGTCAGCGCCGACTGGAGCGCCCGCCGCATCCAGGCCGCCAACTGGAAAGAACTGGCCACGCTGGCCAGCTCGCCGCGCGCGCCGTCGCGCCATACCTACACCGCCCGCATGCTGGATCGCATCGGCCTGTTGCAGCCGCGCCTGGCGCTGGCCGAGCGGCCCGACGACCTGGTTGCCGCCGACGCGTTGAAGGACCTGCGCGTGGGCCGCGACATCACCGAATTGCAACGGGCGCGTCGTCATCTGCCGATGGCCGAGGCCACGATCCAGCCGGTGCTGAACAGCCTGGCGCAGTTTTTCCGCGCGCGCTCGGCATGGCGCGTGGGGGAAAAGACGCCGGAGTTCCTGGCGCAGATCGACCGCGCGCTATCCAGCGTGGCCGCCACGCCGCAAGGGGTGGCCGCGCGTGACCGCGCGGTGGTGGCGCTGGTGGGCATCCGCCGCGCGTTCTTTCCCGACGCCCCCGACTACCAACCCGCCCATCCCACCATGGAGGGCCACGCATCATGA
- the queE gene encoding 7-carboxy-7-deazaguanine synthase, with protein MTYTAKEIFKTLQGEGAHAGRAAVFCRFAGCNLWTGRESDRASAACTFCDTDFIGTDGEGGGKFATPDLLADTIAATWGPGTEDRYVVFTGGEPLLQLDAALLTAIHARGFTVAIETNGTVKPPAGIDWICVSPKGTAPIVIDRGHELKLVYPQLNALPETFAHLDFEHFFLQPMDGPARVANTEKAVQYCMQHPQWRLSLQTHKYIGIP; from the coding sequence ATGACCTACACCGCCAAAGAAATCTTCAAGACCCTGCAAGGCGAAGGCGCCCATGCAGGCCGCGCGGCGGTATTTTGCCGGTTTGCGGGGTGCAACCTGTGGACCGGCCGCGAAAGCGACCGCGCCAGCGCCGCCTGCACGTTCTGCGACACCGACTTCATCGGTACCGACGGCGAAGGCGGTGGCAAATTTGCCACGCCGGACCTGCTGGCCGACACCATTGCCGCCACGTGGGGCCCCGGCACCGAAGACCGCTACGTGGTCTTCACCGGCGGCGAACCGCTGCTGCAACTGGACGCGGCGCTACTGACCGCCATCCACGCACGCGGCTTTACCGTGGCCATCGAAACCAACGGCACCGTCAAGCCGCCCGCCGGCATTGACTGGATCTGTGTCAGCCCCAAGGGCACCGCGCCCATCGTCATTGACCGCGGCCATGAATTGAAGCTGGTCTACCCGCAGCTGAACGCCCTGCCCGAGACCTTTGCGCACCTGGATTTCGAACACTTTTTCCTGCAACCCATGGACGGCCCCGCGCGCGTGGCCAACACCGAGAAGGCCGTTCAGTACTGTATGCAGCATCCGCAATGGCGGCTGAGTTTGCAGACCCACAAATACATAGGCATTCCATGA
- a CDS encoding MarR family winged helix-turn-helix transcriptional regulator, with protein sequence MNTPSDSQLMATTANLMVLSRAYRGAADKALADYGLSQATAWPVILAGRLGDGVRQGALAEALGVEGPSLVRVLDQLVAAGLMERREDTHDRRAKTLHLTEAGHALRAQVENVLVELRRRLFNGVSESDLQACLRVFDALSVSLGRGAGAHQQDNAS encoded by the coding sequence ATGAACACTCCTTCCGACTCCCAACTCATGGCCACCACCGCCAACCTGATGGTGCTGTCCCGGGCCTATCGTGGCGCTGCCGACAAGGCGCTGGCCGACTACGGTTTGTCGCAGGCCACCGCCTGGCCGGTCATCCTGGCCGGCCGCCTGGGAGACGGCGTGCGCCAGGGCGCGCTGGCCGAGGCGCTGGGCGTCGAGGGCCCGTCCCTGGTTCGCGTGCTGGATCAATTGGTGGCCGCCGGCCTGATGGAACGCCGCGAAGACACCCATGACCGCCGTGCCAAAACCCTGCATTTGACCGAAGCCGGCCATGCGCTGCGGGCTCAGGTCGAAAACGTGCTGGTGGAACTGCGCCGGCGTCTGTTCAACGGCGTCAGCGAATCCGACCTGCAAGCCTGTCTGCGCGTATTTGACGCGCTGAGTGTGTCGCTGGGACGCGGCGCCGGGGCCCATCAACAGGACAACGCATCGTGA
- the arfB gene encoding alternative ribosome rescue aminoacyl-tRNA hydrolase ArfB — MFHVQDSLYIDERDLTFSMIRAQGAGGQNVNKVSSAVHLRFDVRASHLPQEVQDALCAVSDHRISKDGVIVIKSQSFRSQEKNRAEAIERLVTLVRNAIQVDKPRRATKPTRSSQRRRVQRKVLHGEVKRLRGRVQGD; from the coding sequence ATGTTTCATGTCCAAGATTCCCTGTATATCGACGAACGCGACCTGACGTTCAGCATGATCCGCGCCCAGGGCGCGGGCGGCCAGAACGTCAACAAGGTGTCCAGCGCCGTCCACCTGCGCTTTGACGTGCGGGCCTCGCATCTGCCGCAAGAGGTGCAGGACGCGCTGTGCGCCGTCAGCGATCACCGCATCTCGAAAGACGGTGTCATCGTCATCAAGTCGCAGTCGTTTCGCAGCCAGGAAAAGAACCGGGCCGAAGCCATCGAACGGCTGGTGACGCTGGTGCGCAACGCCATCCAGGTCGACAAACCGCGCCGCGCCACCAAGCCCACCCGCTCATCGCAACGCCGCCGCGTGCAGCGCAAAGTGCTGCACGGCGAGGTCAAGCGCCTGCGGGGCCGCGTGCAGGGCGATTAA
- the queD gene encoding 6-carboxytetrahydropterin synthase QueD, with the protein MISVTRRLEFDAGHRIPDHRSQCRNLHGHRYVLEITLTGDVVQAPGESDNGMLMDFSEIKHIAKTHIVDVWDHAFLVFEGDAAVRGFLDTLPDHKTVVLDRIPTAENLAKIVFDTLAPHYHGHYGADLRLTRVRLYETPNCWADCAA; encoded by the coding sequence ATGATTTCCGTGACCCGCAGGCTGGAATTCGACGCCGGCCACCGCATCCCCGACCACCGCAGCCAGTGCCGCAATCTGCATGGCCACCGCTATGTGCTTGAAATCACCCTGACGGGCGACGTGGTGCAGGCGCCGGGCGAATCCGACAACGGCATGTTGATGGATTTTTCCGAGATCAAGCACATCGCCAAGACCCACATCGTGGATGTCTGGGATCACGCCTTTCTGGTGTTCGAGGGCGATGCCGCCGTGCGCGGTTTTCTGGATACCCTGCCCGACCACAAGACCGTGGTGCTGGACCGCATCCCCACGGCCGAGAACCTGGCCAAGATCGTCTTCGACACGCTGGCCCCGCACTACCACGGCCACTATGGCGCCGACCTGCGCCTGACCCGCGTGCGCCTGTACGAAACGCCCAACTGCTGGGCGGACTGCGCGGCGTAA
- a CDS encoding helix-turn-helix transcriptional regulator has protein sequence MTQPASASASSAGQTGAEPGIDADAIIKALANPVRRDILAWLKTPHAYFEERPGHTFEHGVCAGHIDDRCGLSQSTVSSHLAVLQRAGLITSTKVGQWVFFRRNEVVIAAFLRQLNQDM, from the coding sequence ATGACCCAACCCGCTTCCGCTTCCGCATCGTCCGCAGGCCAGACCGGCGCAGAGCCCGGCATTGATGCCGACGCCATCATCAAGGCGTTGGCCAATCCGGTGCGGCGCGACATTCTTGCGTGGCTGAAGACGCCGCATGCGTACTTCGAGGAACGTCCGGGCCACACCTTCGAACACGGGGTGTGCGCGGGCCACATCGACGACCGCTGCGGCTTGTCGCAGTCAACCGTGTCCTCGCACCTGGCGGTGTTGCAGCGCGCGGGCCTGATTACGTCGACCAAGGTGGGGCAGTGGGTCTTTTTCCGTCGCAATGAAGTTGTGATTGCCGCATTCCTGCGGCAGTTGAACCAGGATATGTAG
- a CDS encoding alkene reductase, giving the protein MSKLFEPLRVGALTLRNRIVMAPLTRQRASEGRVPNDLMVEYYTQRAGAGLILSEATAVTPQGVGYADTPGLWSPEQVKGWRKVTAAVHDKGSLMVAQLWHVGRISDPIFLNGELPVAPSAIAAEGHVSHVRPKRAYVTPRALETAELAGVVDAYRHGAQMAMEAGFDGVEVHAANGYLLDQFLQDSTNHRTDQYGGSLENRARLLLEVVDACVAVWGADRVGVHLSPRGDAHTMGDSDPAATFLYVATELGKRGIAFVCVREHEGQDSLGPRMKAAFGGVYIANEGYTRESAEAAIEAGRADAVAFGVPYIANPDLARRFELNAPLNTPVPSTFYAQGATGYTDYPALP; this is encoded by the coding sequence ATGAGCAAGCTGTTTGAACCCCTGCGCGTCGGCGCGTTGACCCTGCGCAACCGTATTGTCATGGCCCCCCTGACGCGCCAGCGCGCCAGCGAAGGCCGCGTCCCCAACGACCTGATGGTCGAGTACTACACCCAGCGCGCGGGCGCCGGCCTGATCTTGTCGGAGGCCACCGCGGTGACGCCGCAAGGCGTGGGCTATGCCGACACCCCGGGCCTGTGGTCGCCCGAGCAAGTGAAGGGTTGGCGCAAAGTCACCGCCGCCGTCCACGACAAGGGCAGCCTGATGGTGGCCCAGCTGTGGCACGTGGGCCGCATTTCCGACCCGATCTTCTTGAATGGCGAGCTGCCCGTTGCGCCCAGCGCCATTGCCGCCGAGGGCCACGTCAGCCACGTGCGCCCCAAGCGCGCCTATGTCACCCCGCGCGCGCTGGAAACGGCCGAACTGGCAGGCGTGGTCGACGCCTACCGTCACGGCGCCCAAATGGCCATGGAAGCCGGTTTCGACGGCGTTGAAGTGCACGCCGCCAACGGCTATCTGCTGGACCAGTTCTTGCAGGACAGCACCAACCACCGCACCGACCAGTACGGCGGATCGCTGGAAAACCGCGCCCGCCTGCTGCTGGAAGTGGTCGATGCCTGCGTGGCCGTCTGGGGCGCCGACCGCGTGGGCGTGCACCTGTCGCCGCGCGGCGACGCGCACACCATGGGCGATTCGGACCCCGCCGCGACCTTCCTGTACGTGGCCACCGAGCTGGGCAAGCGCGGCATTGCGTTCGTGTGCGTGCGCGAGCATGAAGGCCAAGACAGCCTGGGCCCGCGCATGAAGGCCGCGTTCGGGGGCGTGTATATCGCCAACGAGGGCTACACGCGCGAATCGGCCGAAGCGGCCATCGAAGCGGGGCGCGCCGACGCTGTGGCTTTTGGCGTGCCGTACATCGCCAATCCGGACCTGGCGCGACGCTTTGAACTGAATGCGCCGCTGAACACGCCGGTACCGTCCACGTTCTACGCGCAGGGCGCCACCGGCTACACGGACTACCCGGCGCTGCCGTAA